From Halorientalis litorea:
GAACGACTGGCGACGGTTCGGGTTCGTCGCCGAGAACGTCGAAGGCGACATCCGCCGGGTGGTCGCCAGAGTCTCGATTCTCAGCGGGGCTGACGACGAGTTCCGCGGCATCGTCGGCGTCCTCCGCGACGTGACCGGCGAGTCCTGACTCAGGCCGCCGGTGGCGTGTCGCCGCCGACGCCCGTCACCTCGACGCGGGTCCCGCCCGCGTCGCTCTCGACGATGTCCAGCCGCCAGCCGTGCCCCTCGACGATGCGACGGACCAAGGCGAGGCCGAGGCCGGTCGCCTCCCTGTCCGTCGTCTCCCCGTACTCGACGAGTTGGTCGGCACGGTCCGGGTCCATCCCCGGACCGTCGTCGGCGACGTAGAACCCCCCGTCGAGGTCCCCCAGCGTTATTTCGACCGGCCCGTCGCTGTGCTGGACTGCGTTCTCGAACAGTTCGACGAGGACTTGCTCTAAGCGTTCGCGGTCCGCCGGGACCGTCGCCTCCGTCGCCACCGACAGCGTTGCGTCCGCGGTGTCGACTTCTTCCCACGCGAACTCGGCCATCTCGGCGAGGGCGACCTCTTGGGTGTCCGGGACCGTGTGCCCCTTCCGTGCGAGGTCGACGAGGTCGACGATGAGGTCCTCCATCTGGTCCGTCGCGCGTTCGAGCGCGTCGAAGTGCGTCTCGTCGCCGGTTTCACGAGCCAGTTGGATGCGGCCGGTCACCACGTTCAGCGGGTTTCGCAGGTCGTGTGAGACGGCACCGACCAGTTCCTCCAGTCGTTCGTGCTGTCTGCCCAGTTCCCGCTCGTACGCCGCCCGGTCGGACACGTCCCGGAGCGTGCAGGCGAGCGCGACGATCCGCCCCTCGGTGTCGGTCAGGCGCGTGCAGTGCAACTCGACGCGCCGCGTCGTGCCGTCGGCCGTTTCGAGCGCGCAATCGAGCGTGTCCTGTCCCGAGTTCGCCGCCGCCGAGAGCGTCGCCGCGACGGCCTCGCGGTCCTCTGGGGCGAACAGCACTGGCGGCTCGATATCGGCGAGTTCGGCCCCACTCCGTCCCGTCAGTTCGGGGACCGCCGTGTTCCAGTACGCAGTCGTCCGGTCGCTGTCGAGGACGAGTACCCCATCCGGGAGTGCGTCGAGGACACCGGTCAGGACCGCAGCAGCGTTCCCACCGGCGATACGCGAGAGACTGCGGTCCGCCGTGGGGTCCGTCGGCTCCGTCGGCCGGCCGCCGTCGTCGGACGGCGCGCTCCCGGGACCGCCGTCGGTCCGGTAGACCGGCGTGCCGCCGTCAGTCGCCACGTCGTCTGCACTGGCCACCGCGTCGACGATTTCGGCCGCGAGTTCACCGTACTGCTCGGTACCCGACCCCTTCTGGAGATACGCCGTGTAGACGGTATCGAGCATCTCCCCGTCGACCTGCTCCTCGTCCCGTCCGGTGAACAGAACGATGGGGACCCCCGGCGCGGCGTCGTGAATGGCCTCGGCGAACGCCGGTGGCTCCATGTCGGGCAACTGGTAGTCGCTCACCACGCAGTGAAACTCGCCCGCTTCGAGTTGGTCGAGTGCCTCCTCCCCCGTCACCGCCCCCTCCATCGCAAGCCGGTCGTCCTCGCGTTCGAGGAACGTCGCCGCCAACTCCACGATTTCGGGGTCGTCGTCCACGTGTAACACCCGAATCGGGTCGACTCCGACTTCGCTCATGGCACCCCCTTGGCATAGTACACGGTTAAGCGTTGAGGGCAGTTACCACGGCTGAAATCCACACGCTCGGTGCCGGCGGCGAAAGGGCCGTTTCGGAAGCCACGGCTGGCACACGAGTATCGTGATACCGACGGGACACCAGCCGGCCCACTGACCGAGCGGGTCGCTGTCTGGTCAGTCGTTCGTCCGAGAGAAAGAGCCGGTGGAGGGATTTGAACCCTCGGCCTAATCCTTACGAAGGATTCGCTCTAGCCAGTCTGAGCTACACCGGCACACTCACGCTGTTCGTGTGCCCAGCCCTGCGTCGCTCTACTCCGCACGACACCGGCACACTCACGCTGTTCGTCTACCGAGCCGCCGCGCGTGTCCGCGTGTGCAGATAACCGTTCGTCCCATAACCGCAATAAGGATTGTGAATCGCGTCCGGTTCAGGTCCGTGACAGTCGAACGTCCAGCACCACGTTCAGTTCGTGTGGCGCGTACGAGCGGACGGTGTGGCGGGTGTCGACGGTCACTGCGTACTCTGGTTCGGCCGCCGCGCGGATGGCACGCTCGCCCGGGCCGTAGGGGTCGTCCTCGTGCTGGATGTCGTAGTAGTGCAGGACACACTCCTCGCTCGCGAGCTCGACCGCCGTGTCGAGGAACTCCTCGGCACTGTGGGGGAGGTTCATCACGAGACGGTCAGCCCAGTCGCGATAGTCCGTCCCGTCGCCGTCGATTCCATCAGGGTCGGTCACCGTTCGAACGTCGCCGTGGATAGCGGTCACCCGGTCAGCGACGCCGTTCCGGCGGGCGTTCTCCCGGAGGTACTCGATTGCGGTGTCGTTCAAGTCCACGCCGACGGCCGTCGCGCCGCGTTTGGCGAACGGGACGACGAACGGACCGACACCGGCGAACATGTCGAGTGTCCGCTCGCCCGCGCGCACTTGCTCGGCGACGCGGTGGCGCTCCGTGGCGAGCCGCGGCGAGAAGTAGACTGCCGCCAAATCGAGCGCGTACTCACAGCCGTACTCCCGGTGAACCGTCTCGGTCGGTGCGCGGTCGGTCCCGTCCTCGGCGACGGCCAGCACCTCCCAGTCTCGTACTCGGAGGTCGCCCTTGACTTTCGAGGCGCGGTTGATGACGGCGCGTGCGGGGATGGCCGACTCCATCACGGCCGCCGCGAGAGCCTGTGCACGCTCGGGGTCGTCCTCGTCGACGACCACGACGTCCCCGATGCGTTCGTAGGAGGGCGTGAAGTCGACGATATCGGCCGGCGTCGTCTGTGTCTCCCGGGTCGGCACGTCGCGGTGTACCACCTCGTAGTCGTCGGGAACTGCGGTGGCGTCGGTGACGGGGATGTAGAGCCAGCCGTCCTCGACGACGATTTCGCGCGTCTCGGTCACGAGGTCCGCCTCGGCGAGGGTGCTGCGCACTGCTTCGCCGTCCTCGCGAGGAACGCGGACACACGGGACTGCCATAGCGGTGGTCGGTCAGCGCGTGCGGTAAGCCTGACGGTCCGGGCGGTTTAACCGCACCGCCGACCGACTGGCCGTATGCTCACTTTCGTCGGTCTGGGGCTGTACGACGAACGCTCCGTCACGGTGGCCGGACAGGAGGCACTGCGGGCCGCCGACCGCGTGTTCGCGGAGTTCTACACCAGTAAACTCGCGGGGACCTCGGTCGACGCCCTCGAATCGCATCATGGGGTCGACATCGAGGTCCGCGACCGCGACGGTATCGAGAGAAACCCCGGTCCGATTCTCGACGCCGCCGAGTCCGGCGACGCCGTCTTTCTCACCGCCGGCGATACGATGATTTCGACGACACACGTCGACCTCCGCATGCGTGCCCACGACCGGGGCATCGAGACGCGGGTGGTCCACGGAACGACCGCACAGACCGCCGCGAGTTCGCTCACCGGCCTCCAGAACTACCGATTCGGGAAGGCGACGACGCTCCCGTTCGAGCGCGCCCACGGCGGCGAGGGCGTCCCCGACAGCGTCGTGGCGACGATACGGGACAACCGGAGCCGTGACCTCCACACCCTCGTCTACCTCGACATCAAAGCCGCTGACGACGACTACATGACCGCCGACACCGCCGCGGCGATGCTCGCCGAGGAGTTCCCGAACACGCTCGCCGTCGCCGTCTGTCAGGCCGGAAGCCCGGACCCGACCGTCCGCGCGGAGACGCTCTCGACGCTCGCAACCGAGTTGTTCGGCCCGCCGCTCCACTTGCTCGTCGTGCCCGGGAGTCTCCACGTCCTCGAACGCGAGGCACTCGTGGAACTCGCGGAGGCACCGGCCGACCGCCTCGCCTAACCGTCGCCCTCGCCGTCGGCACGGACCTGTTCGGCCCCGAGCGCACGCTCTAAGTCGTACTCCGTCCCCGTCAGCATGAACAGCAAGTCCTCGACCACTACCAGCACCTCCGGGAGTTCCCGGACGACGAGCCACGTGATACCTACGAGGGCGACGACCGACAGCCCCTGTGCGAGGATGCGGTCGGCGATGAAGTACGAGACCATGTACGGGTCGTCCGTGGCGAACACGGTCATTACTGCGTTCGGGAAGAGGTCCATGTACTGGTAGCCGAAGGAGATGCCGATAAACACGTTTCGGACGATGTTCAGGGCGTAGATAATCGGTATCGAGACGGCAAAGGCACGGAGCTTCCGGCCGAGCGGTGCGTCGACGGCGGTGACCAGCCCGGCGAAAATCGCCATGCTCCCGATACCCGTACACGCGGTGACGATAGTGTACGTTATCGCGTGGTTCGGTTCGGGATAGAACTTGAAGGTCGCTCGGAACGGGTCGTACTTCTCCGGCGAGACGGTCGCGCTGTTGACGACCGCCGGCTCGAAGCCGAGCAGCGACATCACGACTTCGGTCTGTCGAGTCACCATCTCGATGACGAACTGGCGGAGGACCACTATCGTCTCGAACGGGAGGTACACCAAGCCCATCACGGCGACGGCCCGCGAGAGGACGAACAGCGTGTCCCGGCCCCTCGTGAGTAAGTAGCCGGCGTACAGTGCCGCCGGGACGGCGACGAGCGTCCCGATGCCCTCGACGATACTCTTCTGGACGAACGCGAAGTGGTAGATGAGCGTGAACCAGAAGACGGCGAACAGCACCCATCCGGCGACGGTTATCCGTCGTGCCCACGAGCGGTCGACGTCGTACCACTCAAGCAGGGACCCGACGGTGAAGGTGCCGAGGACGAGCCACGCGAGCGGGTCCGAAAAGCGCGTGAGCCACGCGAGTACACCGAGGACGGTCTCCAGCATCTGTCAGGTGGTATGCGAATGAGCAGTATATGCTTTGTCGTTACTGTCGGCACTCACCGGGAAGCGTCGAAAGAAAGGTGTGTTCGAGCGGCCGGAGAAGACTCCGGTAGTTCAGACCTTAGCTGCGACGGCGGGCCGCCAGCAGTGCGGCACCGAGCATCGCGAGGACTGCGAGCACGGCCGTGAAGCCGGGACCTTCGGACGACGTGGTCGTCTCGGTCTCGGGCTCTTCGGTCTCCGTGTCAGGAGCCTCGGTCTCGGTGTCCATCTCGGTCTCGGTATCCATCTCAGTCTCGGTCATGTCGCCACCGGTGTCGGCCGTGATGTTGGCCGTGTCGGTGACGGCGTCACCGGCCGAGGTCGTGTACGGACCGTCGGCGTCCGGGAAGTCGTATTCCTCGTTCCCGTTGGTGTCGAGGTGAGCCATGGCGATGAGCGTCGTGTCTTCCTCCGGTTCCTCGTCCAGTTCGACGACAACGTTGTCGTTCTCGCCGGATTCGAGGTAGTCGGAGTTACCGATGACGCTGCCTGCGACGTTCCCTTCGAGGAGCGACGAGTCGTGGATGACGATGAAGCCACCCTCGGAGAGCGTCGCCGTACTGACGGTCACCGTGCCGTCCTCGACGGTCTGGTCAGCGAAGCCGACCGCTGCGGTCGCGGCATCGCCGATGACGCCGGGCGTCTCGGTGTCGTCGTCGTCGAAGTCACGGGCCGTTGCCTCGAACGTCGTGTTCGGGGCACGGTCCGAGAAGTCGACCGTCGCGTTGAACGAGCCGTCGGACTGAACGATGGCCGTCGGGCTCTCGAGGAACGGACTGGTACCGGTCGAGCGGATGCGGAGGTTCAGCTCAGTACCGGGAGCCACGGTAGTGGTTCCGGAGATGACCTGGTCCGCCGCAGCGTCGACGCGGATGGTTCCGGTGTCGTCCGTGTCGTAGCTGAGCGACTTGTCCACAACACTCACATCACCAGTGGCCGAGAGCGGGTCACCGACGACGAAGTCGGAACCGCCTCGGTCACGCTCTGAGATGAAGAAGTTCGCGGTGTAGGTTTCCCCATCGTCGAACTCTGCGTTACCGCTACCACTGGTCTGGAAGCCAGCTGCGTACTCGTCGTAATCGTCCGTCGGGACGCGTTCGAGCACGGCCTGGTCGGTGTCTATCAGGACGTACAGCGAGCCGTTACGCTGGTCCGGAACGACCTGCATCGCATCGGCGTCGTTCGTCGATGCGAAGTCGACAACCTTCGGGTTCCGGTTCGCGTCCGGATTCGATTGCTCGATCCAGATTTCGTAGTCCTCTTCGGTCAGACGCTGGTTGGCCGAACCGAAGTTGAAGCTTGCCCGGTTACTGGTGCCGTTAAGCAAGTTGACGAATGCCGTTGCGAAGTCGTCGGAGTCGACATCGGCTGCCTCCTCCTCAGCTTCGATGGCACCGAAGACGCTCGTCGTCTGGAATTCGACGACCATCACGTCCTCTTGGGCGACGGAGTCGGACTGCGTGATGAGACCCTCGTCGACGGCGTTGTACAGTTCCTCAACTTCGTCTTGGTCGAACTCGCCGAACTCCTCTTCGGGTGCGGTCCAAGTCCGAACATCGTTGACCGAAGTCTCGGTAATCTGGAGCGTACCGACACCGATCTCGTCACCGTCGTGGGTGACGTTGATGTCGTACGCTGCAGCGTCGAGTGGCGGGTCGTCGATCGGCCCTGCGTTAGGGTTGATGTTGACGATGTCGAATTCGTCAGAACTGTCGTCGACATCGACGGATTCCTGCATCGCGTTGATCGCGTCAGACTGGGTGAAACCTGCCGTAGTATCCGGGTCCGGATACGCACCGAGCGTGTAGAGGTTGAGCTGCGGCGTGACGACACCGTCGCCGTCACCGTCCTCTATGTCGGCCGTGAGGTTGAACCCAACTTCGTTGTAACCGATGTTGACGCGTGCCTCGTCAGTGTCTTCCAGTTCAATCGGGAACTGTGCAATGTCACCCTTGGCGGCGGTCGCGATGCCGCCCTGGGCGATGGTCGCTGTTGCGTCGTCGTCTTCGACGACGTTGATGGACGCGCTAGTGGACGCTGCCGTGTCGGAGACTTCGATATCGAGCGTGTACTCGCCAGGGTCGATGTCCGTGAAGTCGCCCGTTGCGATCTGGTCACCACTGACGGTGAACTCGATCTCGTCGTCGTCCTCGTCCTCGGTAACAGCCTTGTCCGTACTGAAGATGCTTGCGAGGTCGCCGGAGTCAAGCTGCTCCGACGTGATGGTGACATCGAAGTCGTTCCGGTTCGACTCAAAGTCGAGGTCCACGTTGTCACCTGTCTCAATCTCCTCCTCGTCGAAGGTCGCGCTCAGACTCTGAACGGAGACGGTGAACGTGTCACCGCCATCAATGGTAGAGGCGGTGTTCGGAGCGAGGCCACCACCGGTCTGCGCAGTCGGAAGCCCGTCTGTCGGGTTCTGACCACTGTCGGCGAGTGCGTACTCGCCTTCGAGATTGTCGGTGTTGATCAGCGCGTTGCTGTTCTCGTCGAAGTTTGTCTGTGAGATGAAGTCGTTCGAGAGAATCTGACGGGCACCACCGTCATCTCGGGTAACCTCGAACAGTTCGAGCGTTTGTGTGGCGTCGTCCTTGGCGTAGATCGTTTGACCCTGCCAGAAGCGACGGTTCTCGAGGTTCAGGTCGCCGACCTTGTATCGCTCGCTTGCGATCTCGTCGACAGTGTTACCCTCGTCGTCGAAGTGCTCGATCGAGAGTTCGTAGGTACCCGCGTCGTCGGGGTTCTCCACACCGGTGATGGTCGCCGTCACGTCCGTGTTGTCCGGGACAGTGATGGTTCCATCGTAGTTGATCTCGATCTCGTCGTCGATGAAGGTGACGTCCGCATTATTGATCACAGAGGTCGGGACGTTGGTGACGCTCGAAATCGTCGCGCCCTCAACGTCAGCCTCTTCGATGGTGATGACGGTCTCAGAGACGTCACCGCCATCTTCAACCACGCCGCCAATCCTATACTGTACGCCTGTTGTTCCTGTCAAGTGCTCGTCAGCGTCGGTCGGAGGACCAACCTGATACGACACGTTGGCAGCCGCAGCGGCCGTCCCTGTGAACGCGATGGTGCCGGCGAAAACCGAGCCGACCATCAGCGTCACGAGGAACAGACTGCGAAGTTTATCTCGTGTTCCTGTCATAGTTTATTGTTGGTATTCGGGCGGTTCAAGCACCTTTCCAACGGGTCGGCCACGGACTGCACCGTTCCGCGCGGAGACCGACCGGCTGTACTCGCTACTGTCACCATGGGTAGGGGTACGATGAAAAGGAACATCGCTCGTTATAAATGCTTTGTGGTCGGGTCCGGAGGATGACATCAACCCACATGGTCGGAAATCAACCCGTCAGACCGCTATACCGGTATTTTCGGCCGCACGTACGAGCGCGTCCGCCCGTCGGCTAACAGGCGTCTGACACGCGTGGGACGTGCCGGTTCGCGTCAGTTCGTCACGAGTTCGACTTCGTGTCCGTCGGCGGTTTTGGTGAACGCGTAGCGGTTCCCGCAACTCGCCGGGTCACGGTAATCCGCGGCGTGTCGGGTCACGAGCGTCTCCCAGTCGGCCTGCAAGTCGTCGGCTCTGACCGCGACGTGCCCCCACGCGTCCCCGATGTCGTACGTCCGTCCGTCGTAGTTGTACGTCAGTTCGACCGACATCGTCTCGGCGGGGTCGTCGCCGGGCTTGAGGAAGTACAGCGCGAAGTCATCGAACTCCTCGCGCCGGAAGAGGTCGTAGTCGAGTTTCCGGACGAACCAGCCGATTGCGGCGTCGGCATCCTCGACGCGGAGCATCGTGTGGTCGAGGCTGAACCGCGCGCCGTGGTCACGTTCGACCAGTTCTATCTCGTGGCCGTCCGGGTCCCGCACGAA
This genomic window contains:
- the dph5 gene encoding diphthine synthase, with amino-acid sequence MLTFVGLGLYDERSVTVAGQEALRAADRVFAEFYTSKLAGTSVDALESHHGVDIEVRDRDGIERNPGPILDAAESGDAVFLTAGDTMISTTHVDLRMRAHDRGIETRVVHGTTAQTAASSLTGLQNYRFGKATTLPFERAHGGEGVPDSVVATIRDNRSRDLHTLVYLDIKAADDDYMTADTAAAMLAEEFPNTLAVAVCQAGSPDPTVRAETLSTLATELFGPPLHLLVVPGSLHVLEREALVELAEAPADRLA
- the artA gene encoding archaeosortase A, with product MLETVLGVLAWLTRFSDPLAWLVLGTFTVGSLLEWYDVDRSWARRITVAGWVLFAVFWFTLIYHFAFVQKSIVEGIGTLVAVPAALYAGYLLTRGRDTLFVLSRAVAVMGLVYLPFETIVVLRQFVIEMVTRQTEVVMSLLGFEPAVVNSATVSPEKYDPFRATFKFYPEPNHAITYTIVTACTGIGSMAIFAGLVTAVDAPLGRKLRAFAVSIPIIYALNIVRNVFIGISFGYQYMDLFPNAVMTVFATDDPYMVSYFIADRILAQGLSVVALVGITWLVVRELPEVLVVVEDLLFMLTGTEYDLERALGAEQVRADGEGDG
- a CDS encoding hybrid sensor histidine kinase/response regulator is translated as MSEVGVDPIRVLHVDDDPEIVELAATFLEREDDRLAMEGAVTGEEALDQLEAGEFHCVVSDYQLPDMEPPAFAEAIHDAAPGVPIVLFTGRDEEQVDGEMLDTVYTAYLQKGSGTEQYGELAAEIVDAVASADDVATDGGTPVYRTDGGPGSAPSDDGGRPTEPTDPTADRSLSRIAGGNAAAVLTGVLDALPDGVLVLDSDRTTAYWNTAVPELTGRSGAELADIEPPVLFAPEDREAVAATLSAAANSGQDTLDCALETADGTTRRVELHCTRLTDTEGRIVALACTLRDVSDRAAYERELGRQHERLEELVGAVSHDLRNPLNVVTGRIQLARETGDETHFDALERATDQMEDLIVDLVDLARKGHTVPDTQEVALAEMAEFAWEEVDTADATLSVATEATVPADRERLEQVLVELFENAVQHSDGPVEITLGDLDGGFYVADDGPGMDPDRADQLVEYGETTDREATGLGLALVRRIVEGHGWRLDIVESDAGGTRVEVTGVGGDTPPAA
- a CDS encoding DUF7282 domain-containing protein encodes the protein MVEDGGDVSETVITIEEADVEGATISSVTNVPTSVINNADVTFIDDEIEINYDGTITVPDNTDVTATITGVENPDDAGTYELSIEHFDDEGNTVDEIASERYKVGDLNLENRRFWQGQTIYAKDDATQTLELFEVTRDDGGARQILSNDFISQTNFDENSNALINTDNLEGEYALADSGQNPTDGLPTAQTGGGLAPNTASTIDGGDTFTVSVQSLSATFDEEEIETGDNVDLDFESNRNDFDVTITSEQLDSGDLASIFSTDKAVTEDEDDDEIEFTVSGDQIATGDFTDIDPGEYTLDIEVSDTAASTSASINVVEDDDATATIAQGGIATAAKGDIAQFPIELEDTDEARVNIGYNEVGFNLTADIEDGDGDGVVTPQLNLYTLGAYPDPDTTAGFTQSDAINAMQESVDVDDSSDEFDIVNINPNAGPIDDPPLDAAAYDINVTHDGDEIGVGTLQITETSVNDVRTWTAPEEEFGEFDQDEVEELYNAVDEGLITQSDSVAQEDVMVVEFQTTSVFGAIEAEEEAADVDSDDFATAFVNLLNGTSNRASFNFGSANQRLTEEDYEIWIEQSNPDANRNPKVVDFASTNDADAMQVVPDQRNGSLYVLIDTDQAVLERVPTDDYDEYAAGFQTSGSGNAEFDDGETYTANFFISERDRGGSDFVVGDPLSATGDVSVVDKSLSYDTDDTGTIRVDAAADQVISGTTTVAPGTELNLRIRSTGTSPFLESPTAIVQSDGSFNATVDFSDRAPNTTFEATARDFDDDDTETPGVIGDAATAAVGFADQTVEDGTVTVSTATLSEGGFIVIHDSSLLEGNVAGSVIGNSDYLESGENDNVVVELDEEPEEDTTLIAMAHLDTNGNEEYDFPDADGPYTTSAGDAVTDTANITADTGGDMTETEMDTETEMDTETEAPDTETEEPETETTTSSEGPGFTAVLAVLAMLGAALLAARRRS
- a CDS encoding class I SAM-dependent methyltransferase — translated: MAVPCVRVPREDGEAVRSTLAEADLVTETREIVVEDGWLYIPVTDATAVPDDYEVVHRDVPTRETQTTPADIVDFTPSYERIGDVVVVDEDDPERAQALAAAVMESAIPARAVINRASKVKGDLRVRDWEVLAVAEDGTDRAPTETVHREYGCEYALDLAAVYFSPRLATERHRVAEQVRAGERTLDMFAGVGPFVVPFAKRGATAVGVDLNDTAIEYLRENARRNGVADRVTAIHGDVRTVTDPDGIDGDGTDYRDWADRLVMNLPHSAEEFLDTAVELASEECVLHYYDIQHEDDPYGPGERAIRAAAEPEYAVTVDTRHTVRSYAPHELNVVLDVRLSRT
- a CDS encoding VOC family protein gives rise to the protein MRGTLDHTMMRVEDLDATLAWYQSHFDYEEYGRWEADTFTNVFLGPPDKHDEGALLELTYNHDGRSYDFGDAWGHIAVRVRDVYETYEQLLDEGVSDYRDPDSCGGSYAFVRDPDGHEIELVERDHGARFSLDHTMLRVEDADAAIGWFVRKLDYDLFRREEFDDFALYFLKPGDDPAETMSVELTYNYDGRTYDIGDAWGHVAVRADDLQADWETLVTRHAADYRDPASCGNRYAFTKTADGHEVELVTN